In a single window of the Pseudomonas sp. B21-015 genome:
- the guaA gene encoding glutamine-hydrolyzing GMP synthase, with amino-acid sequence MALDIHAHRILILDFGSQYTQLIARRVREIGVYCELHPFDMDDEAIREFAPKGVILAGGPESVHVADSPRCPQAVFDLGVPVFGICYGMQTMAEQLGGKVEGSELREFGYARVDVVGKSRLLDGIEDHIDADGLFGLDVWMSHGDKVTKMPEDFHILASTPSCPIAGMFNDARGYYGVQFHPEVTHTKQGGRILSRFILDICGCEALWTPSKIAEDAIAQVRAQVGTDNVLLGLSGGVDSSVVAALLHKAIGDQLTCVFVDNGLLRLHEGEQVMAMFAENMGVKVIRANAEDQFLNNLAGESDPEKKRKIIGRTFIDVFDAQSNKLDNIKYLAQGTIYPDVIESAGAKSGKAHVIKSHHNVGGLPEEMNLKLVEPLRELFKDEVRRLGLELGLPYDMVYRHPFPGPGLGVRILGEVKKEYADLLRRADHIFIEELRKADWYHKVSQAFVVFQPVKSVGVVGDGRRYAWVVALRAVETIDFMTARWAHLPYELLETVSGRIINEIEGISRVTYDVSSKPPATIEWE; translated from the coding sequence ATGGCCCTCGACATTCACGCTCACCGCATCCTGATCCTCGATTTCGGTTCCCAGTACACCCAGCTGATCGCCCGCCGCGTGCGTGAAATCGGCGTGTACTGCGAACTGCATCCGTTCGACATGGACGACGAAGCGATTCGCGAATTCGCTCCAAAAGGCGTCATTCTCGCCGGCGGCCCCGAGTCCGTGCATGTAGCCGACAGCCCGCGCTGCCCGCAAGCGGTGTTTGACCTGGGCGTACCGGTCTTCGGTATCTGCTACGGCATGCAAACCATGGCTGAACAGCTGGGTGGCAAGGTCGAAGGTTCCGAGCTGCGTGAGTTCGGTTATGCCCGCGTTGACGTGGTTGGCAAGAGCCGCCTGCTCGATGGCATCGAAGACCACATCGACGCCGATGGCCTGTTCGGCCTCGACGTGTGGATGAGCCACGGTGACAAGGTCACCAAGATGCCGGAAGACTTCCACATCCTGGCCAGCACCCCGAGCTGCCCGATCGCCGGCATGTTCAACGATGCTCGCGGCTACTACGGCGTGCAGTTCCACCCGGAAGTGACCCACACCAAGCAGGGCGGTCGCATCCTCTCGCGCTTCATCCTCGACATCTGCGGCTGCGAAGCCCTGTGGACACCTTCGAAGATTGCTGAAGACGCCATCGCTCAGGTCCGCGCCCAGGTTGGCACCGACAACGTATTGCTCGGCCTGTCCGGCGGCGTTGACTCCTCGGTGGTTGCCGCGTTGCTGCACAAGGCCATCGGCGACCAGCTGACTTGCGTGTTCGTCGACAACGGCCTGTTGCGTCTGCACGAAGGCGAGCAAGTGATGGCCATGTTCGCCGAGAACATGGGCGTCAAAGTGATCCGCGCCAACGCCGAGGACCAGTTCCTGAACAACCTGGCTGGCGAAAGCGACCCAGAGAAAAAACGCAAGATCATCGGCCGTACCTTCATCGACGTTTTCGATGCCCAGTCCAACAAACTGGATAACATCAAGTACCTCGCCCAAGGCACCATTTACCCGGACGTGATCGAGTCGGCTGGCGCCAAAAGCGGCAAGGCTCACGTGATCAAGTCGCACCACAACGTGGGCGGCCTGCCGGAAGAAATGAACCTCAAGCTGGTTGAACCCCTGCGCGAGCTGTTCAAGGACGAAGTCCGTCGTCTGGGCCTGGAACTCGGCCTGCCGTACGACATGGTCTACCGTCACCCGTTCCCGGGCCCGGGCCTGGGTGTGCGGATCCTCGGCGAAGTGAAGAAGGAATACGCCGACCTGCTGCGTCGCGCCGACCACATCTTCATCGAAGAGCTGCGTAAAGCCGACTGGTACCACAAGGTCAGCCAGGCGTTCGTGGTGTTCCAGCCGGTGAAATCGGTTGGCGTGGTCGGCGATGGCCGTCGTTACGCCTGGGTCGTAGCCCTGCGTGCCGTAGAAACCATCGACTTCATGACCGCGCGTTGGGCACACCTGCCTTACGAACTGCTGGAAACCGTCAGCGGCCGCATCATCAACGAAATCGAAGGCATCTCCCGCGTTACTTACGACGTGTCGAGCAAGCCGCCGGCGACGATTGAGTGGGAGTGA
- the guaB gene encoding IMP dehydrogenase → MLRISQEALTFDDILLVPGYSEVLPNEVSLKTRLTRGIELNIPLVSAAMDTVTEARLAIAMAQEGGIGIIHKNMTIEQQAAEVRKVKRYEAGVVKDPITIEADATVRELFELTRLHNISGVPVLHDGDLVGIVTSRDVRFENRMDASVREVMTPKERLVTVKEGANKNDVRELLHKHRIERVLIVDDKFALKGMMTVNDIEKAKAYPLASKDDQGRLRVGAAVGTGKDTGDRVAALVHAGVDVVVVDTAHGHSKGVIDRVRWVKQNFPEVQVIGGNIATGAAAKALAEAGADAVKVGIGPGSICTTRIVAGVGVPQISAIANVAAALEGTGVPLIADGGIRFSGDLSKAIVAGASCVMMGSMFAGTEEAPGEIELFQGRSYKAYRGMGSLGAMSQAQGSSDRYFQDSSAGAEKLVPEGIEGRVPYKGTLSAIIHQLMGGLRSSMGYTGSANIEEMRTKPEFVRITGAGMAESHVHDVQITKEAPNYRVG, encoded by the coding sequence ATGCTGCGTATCAGCCAAGAAGCTCTGACCTTCGACGACATTCTTTTAGTGCCCGGTTATTCCGAGGTTCTTCCTAACGAAGTCAGTCTCAAGACCCGCCTTACCCGTGGCATCGAGCTGAATATTCCACTGGTTTCTGCTGCCATGGACACCGTTACTGAAGCCCGTCTGGCAATTGCCATGGCTCAGGAAGGTGGCATCGGTATCATCCACAAGAACATGACCATCGAGCAGCAAGCTGCCGAAGTGCGTAAGGTCAAGCGTTACGAAGCCGGCGTGGTCAAGGACCCGATCACCATCGAGGCTGACGCCACGGTTCGTGAACTGTTCGAACTGACTCGCCTGCACAACATCTCCGGCGTTCCGGTACTGCACGATGGCGACCTGGTCGGCATCGTCACTTCCCGTGACGTGCGCTTCGAAAACCGCATGGACGCCAGCGTCCGTGAAGTGATGACGCCTAAAGAGCGTCTGGTCACGGTCAAGGAAGGCGCCAACAAGAACGACGTCCGTGAGCTGTTGCACAAGCACCGTATCGAACGCGTGCTGATCGTCGACGACAAATTCGCCCTCAAAGGCATGATGACCGTCAACGACATCGAAAAAGCCAAGGCTTACCCGCTGGCCAGCAAGGACGATCAAGGTCGTCTGCGCGTTGGCGCTGCAGTCGGTACCGGTAAAGACACCGGTGACCGCGTAGCTGCCCTGGTCCATGCGGGTGTTGACGTGGTAGTGGTCGACACTGCTCACGGTCATTCCAAAGGCGTGATCGACCGCGTTCGCTGGGTCAAGCAGAACTTCCCTGAAGTGCAGGTCATCGGCGGCAACATCGCCACCGGCGCTGCCGCCAAGGCCCTGGCCGAAGCCGGCGCTGACGCAGTCAAGGTCGGTATTGGCCCTGGCTCGATCTGCACCACCCGTATCGTCGCCGGTGTCGGCGTCCCGCAAATCAGTGCCATCGCCAACGTCGCCGCTGCCCTCGAAGGCACAGGCGTTCCGTTGATCGCCGACGGCGGCATCCGTTTCTCCGGTGACCTGTCCAAGGCCATCGTTGCCGGTGCGTCCTGCGTGATGATGGGCTCGATGTTCGCCGGTACTGAAGAAGCGCCAGGTGAGATCGAACTGTTCCAGGGCCGTTCGTACAAGGCTTACCGCGGCATGGGTTCGCTGGGCGCCATGTCCCAGGCTCAAGGTTCCTCCGACCGTTACTTCCAGGACTCCTCGGCAGGCGCCGAGAAACTGGTTCCGGAAGGCATCGAAGGGCGTGTTCCGTACAAGGGCACCCTGAGCGCCATCATCCATCAACTGATGGGCGGCCTGCGTTCTTCCATGGGCTACACCGGTAGCGCCAATATCGAAGAAATGCGCACCAAGCCTGAGTTCGTGCGGATCACCGGCGCTGGCATGGCCGAGTCCCACGTCCACGACGTGCAAATCACCAAAGAAGCGCCAAACTACCGCGTAGGTTGA
- a CDS encoding sugar ABC transporter ATPase has product MNSQSIIVPKISTLPVHEPRARAVVRWLVRKNIIKEELTTCGRTGNRMAHAIADGARAVVLHPDALPFGEPINGLEIITKRCIYTPAKGFLEEAGCAECRKEIGEALFESLEDWMPGRTDNFTCPECGHEDDINGFLFLQECGFSNLGFIFNNWLEAGFKQSFIDEFADWLDQPVSWVKVEL; this is encoded by the coding sequence ATGAATTCGCAAAGCATCATCGTCCCGAAAATCTCCACACTGCCGGTACACGAACCCCGGGCCAGGGCGGTCGTGCGTTGGCTGGTGCGCAAGAACATCATTAAAGAAGAGCTGACCACCTGTGGCCGCACCGGCAATCGCATGGCCCACGCCATCGCCGACGGCGCCCGCGCCGTGGTCCTGCACCCTGACGCGCTGCCGTTCGGCGAGCCGATCAATGGCCTGGAGATCATCACCAAACGCTGCATCTATACACCGGCCAAGGGCTTCCTCGAAGAAGCCGGCTGCGCTGAATGCCGCAAGGAAATCGGCGAAGCGCTGTTCGAAAGCCTGGAAGACTGGATGCCAGGGCGCACCGATAACTTCACCTGTCCTGAATGCGGACATGAAGACGACATCAACGGGTTTCTGTTCTTGCAGGAGTGCGGCTTTTCCAACCTGGGTTTCATCTTCAACAACTGGCTTGAGGCTGGGTTCAAGCAGAGCTTTATCGACGAATTTGCCGATTGGCTGGATCAGCCGGTGAGTTGGGTCAAGGTCGAACTGTAA
- a CDS encoding sulfite exporter TauE/SafE family protein, with protein MNVLELLSQWPWGAVDWLVIGLGVALAYIVFGIAGFGTALVAGPILILFMPLSKIVPLLVLLDFVAAFGNLLPSRRNVARPELLRLLPCMAVGCTLGVIFLLNLKSDILLLLMGLFISAYAIYSLWIKTRPAQLSAGWAVPMGTVGGMFGALFGSGGFLYAIYLNSRLPKDAARATQSALISCSTVVRLSLFAVAGVYAELPLLVLALCLLPAMALGLWIGRRLTMKLSREAFVRLVTWLVLASGIALIGRYLST; from the coding sequence ATGAATGTGCTGGAGTTGTTGAGCCAATGGCCGTGGGGTGCGGTGGACTGGCTGGTGATCGGGCTGGGCGTTGCCCTGGCTTACATCGTGTTCGGCATCGCCGGTTTCGGCACTGCGCTGGTGGCGGGGCCGATTCTGATTCTGTTCATGCCGCTGTCGAAAATCGTACCGCTGCTGGTCTTGCTGGATTTCGTCGCGGCGTTCGGCAATCTGTTGCCCTCGCGACGGAATGTGGCTCGCCCCGAGTTGCTGCGACTGCTGCCGTGCATGGCGGTGGGTTGCACGTTGGGGGTGATTTTTCTGCTGAACCTGAAATCCGACATATTGCTGCTGTTGATGGGGCTGTTCATCAGCGCCTATGCGATTTATAGCCTGTGGATTAAAACCCGTCCGGCGCAATTGTCCGCCGGCTGGGCGGTGCCGATGGGCACGGTGGGCGGGATGTTCGGGGCGCTGTTTGGTAGTGGCGGCTTTTTATATGCGATCTATTTGAACAGTCGGTTGCCCAAGGACGCGGCCCGGGCAACACAGAGTGCACTGATCAGTTGCAGCACCGTGGTGCGTTTGAGCCTGTTTGCCGTCGCCGGGGTGTATGCCGAGCTACCCTTGTTGGTATTGGCGCTGTGTTTGTTGCCGGCGATGGCGCTGGGGTTGTGGATCGGTCGGCGATTGACCATGAAATTGTCCCGCGAGGCATTCGTGCGGCTGGTGACCTGGTTGGTGCTGGCCAGCGGGATTGCCTTGATCGGGCGTTATTTGAGTACTTGA